The following coding sequences are from one uncultured Desulfobacter sp. window:
- a CDS encoding response regulator, translated as MNQETLLIIDDEISIRESLADLFEDKGYRVFTAENGHEGLDLFFRENVDVVITDLLMPVMDGLEVMRTIHESDPDQPMIVISGAGKKQDVIQALQMGAKDYISKPIIDLDIIVHVVTKVFENRRLAKENKAYSEQLEKSERQYRTITEQIAEGVLTVDGQENITFVNPAFCKMMGYPADKLTSMNLGEISTQESFKVILEQTQIRKQGKTSRYEIQLIHANTNTVHVELTCSPINQSKDQAYTGTIIMARDISRRIKLQRQYEQFIKSPQEIPEHAIAICANCKKIRGKNNLWKDIEKAFDHLIFSHGICPACCEKLYPGLNLEDTDLS; from the coding sequence ATGAATCAGGAAACACTTCTCATCATTGATGATGAAATCTCCATCAGGGAAAGCCTGGCTGATTTATTCGAGGATAAAGGATACCGGGTTTTCACAGCCGAAAATGGCCATGAGGGCCTGGACCTGTTTTTCCGGGAAAATGTGGACGTGGTCATCACGGATCTGCTCATGCCGGTCATGGACGGACTTGAGGTCATGCGCACCATCCATGAATCCGACCCGGACCAACCCATGATCGTGATTTCAGGCGCCGGCAAAAAGCAAGATGTCATCCAAGCCCTTCAGATGGGTGCCAAAGACTATATTTCCAAACCCATCATTGACCTGGACATCATTGTCCATGTGGTAACAAAAGTTTTCGAGAACCGACGTTTGGCCAAAGAGAACAAGGCCTACAGTGAACAACTGGAAAAAAGCGAACGACAGTACAGGACCATTACCGAACAAATTGCAGAAGGGGTACTGACCGTAGATGGGCAAGAAAATATCACCTTTGTCAATCCGGCATTCTGCAAAATGATGGGCTATCCGGCGGACAAACTGACGTCAATGAACCTTGGGGAGATCTCCACCCAAGAGAGCTTTAAGGTGATACTTGAACAGACCCAGATCCGGAAACAAGGTAAAACCAGCCGGTATGAAATCCAACTGATACATGCGAATACAAACACCGTACATGTGGAACTGACCTGCAGCCCCATTAACCAGAGCAAAGATCAGGCCTATACCGGCACCATTATCATGGCCCGGGACATCTCCCGGCGCATTAAACTACAGCGCCAATACGAACAGTTCATTAAATCCCCCCAGGAGATCCCCGAACATGCCATTGCCATCTGCGCCAACTGCAAAAAAATCAGGGGAAAGAACAACCTGTGGAAAGACATTGAAAAGGCCTTTGACCATTTAATATTTTCCCACGGCATCTGCCCGGCTTGCTGCGAAAAATTGTACCCGGGCCTTAATCTCGAAGATACAGACCTATCATAG
- a CDS encoding HAD family hydrolase has translation MPAMFITDFDGTLLTDDKRIRGRDLDTLAELRSAGVITVIATGRSLYSFRRALGHMGLAPEALSLDYLIFSTGAGIMAWPGRRLIRSCSIPRDGVLKIAACFDRYGFDYMIHKAIPDTSYFLFKSTSGSNWDFQRRMEMYSDFGTPLGAESTIYDQSTEVLAIVPGGFPWARLDTLRSELSGFSVIPATSPLDHTSLWIEVFSAGVSKSASSQWLARQIGVRREQVTAVGNDYNDADLLAWAGQGFLMDNSPVALKKTYISSGSNNECGVSRSARSAGLLS, from the coding sequence ATGCCGGCAATGTTTATCACTGATTTTGACGGTACGCTGCTCACGGACGACAAACGTATCCGTGGCCGGGATCTGGATACCCTGGCCGAATTGAGATCTGCCGGTGTGATCACGGTCATCGCCACAGGGCGCAGCCTTTATTCCTTCAGGCGCGCCCTTGGGCATATGGGACTTGCCCCCGAAGCTCTGTCCCTGGATTATCTGATTTTTTCCACCGGCGCCGGCATTATGGCCTGGCCCGGGCGCCGGTTGATCCGTTCCTGTTCCATCCCCAGGGACGGGGTGTTGAAAATCGCGGCCTGCTTTGACCGTTATGGATTTGATTATATGATCCATAAAGCCATTCCCGACACCTCGTATTTTTTGTTTAAATCCACATCCGGCAGCAATTGGGATTTCCAGCGGCGGATGGAGATGTATTCGGATTTTGGGACGCCCCTTGGGGCGGAATCCACGATTTATGACCAGTCCACTGAGGTGCTGGCCATTGTGCCCGGCGGATTTCCATGGGCGCGTCTGGATACGCTGCGCAGTGAACTGTCCGGGTTCAGTGTGATTCCCGCGACATCCCCTTTGGATCATACATCGTTGTGGATAGAGGTATTTTCTGCCGGGGTCAGCAAGAGCGCGTCGTCCCAATGGCTGGCCCGGCAAATTGGTGTCAGGCGGGAACAGGTGACTGCCGTGGGAAACGATTACAATGACGCAGACCTTCTGGCGTGGGCCGGGCAGGGGTTTTTGATGGATAACAGCCCGGTGGCCCTGAAGAAAACGTATATATCTTCCGGGTCCAACAATGAATGCGGCGTGAGCCGGTCGGCACGTTCGGCAGGGTTGTTAAGCTAA
- a CDS encoding 30S ribosomal protein S1, whose protein sequence is MNDRFEDDKTQNTDNGIDQSTDEMSFEQMLDAYDSKIGREFKPGDMVEGQIISIGENSVYLDTGTKSDGVVDKSELLDEEGEFQYSVGDILKLYVVSLSESEVILSKAVSGAGMAAMIEDAYRGHTPVEGRVTGVVKGGFSVEVLGKRAFCPVSQIDVKYVETPEDYEGQTHHFLITRYEEKGRNIVVSRRELLNEQIKEERASFMKELAEGDTVQGKVIKLMSYGAFIELAPGVEGMAHISELSWSRVEKPEEVVRVDDILPVKVLKIEKPNSDSPKISLSVKQTSGNPWDNIGTSFSTGDQVSGKVVRLTSFGAFVEIAPGVDGLVHISEMSHVKRVLRPEDEVSVGESVQVRIKAIDMDSKRISLSMKDAAGDPWTGVLAKYSVGSVVEGTLEKKEGFGLFIRLEPGITGLMPMSNLRQSADAGKLESLKPGDTIPVLIQEVDEDNRRMTLAPPDQKTSGNWKQFAKSSKGGSSFGSMESILRAALEKKR, encoded by the coding sequence ATGAACGACAGGTTTGAGGACGACAAAACTCAGAACACTGACAACGGCATTGACCAAAGCACCGATGAGATGAGCTTTGAGCAGATGCTTGATGCCTATGATTCAAAAATCGGCCGGGAATTCAAACCCGGGGATATGGTGGAAGGACAGATCATCTCCATCGGAGAAAATTCAGTTTATCTGGACACGGGGACAAAGTCAGACGGTGTGGTGGATAAGTCCGAACTGCTGGATGAAGAGGGTGAGTTTCAGTATTCAGTGGGTGATATCCTTAAACTGTACGTGGTCTCCTTGAGCGAAAGTGAAGTGATTTTGTCCAAGGCGGTTTCCGGCGCCGGAATGGCTGCCATGATCGAGGATGCCTATCGCGGGCACACCCCGGTTGAAGGCCGGGTGACCGGCGTTGTCAAAGGCGGTTTCTCCGTGGAAGTTCTGGGTAAAAGGGCGTTTTGTCCCGTGAGCCAGATTGATGTTAAATATGTGGAAACCCCCGAGGATTACGAGGGTCAGACCCACCATTTTCTGATTACCCGGTATGAGGAAAAGGGAAGAAATATTGTTGTCTCCCGCAGGGAACTTCTCAACGAACAGATCAAGGAAGAGCGGGCCTCATTCATGAAAGAACTGGCCGAAGGAGATACGGTCCAGGGCAAGGTGATCAAGCTGATGTCCTACGGTGCCTTTATCGAACTTGCCCCCGGCGTGGAAGGCATGGCCCATATTTCCGAACTGAGCTGGTCCCGGGTGGAAAAGCCCGAAGAGGTGGTCCGGGTGGATGATATTCTACCGGTTAAGGTATTAAAGATTGAAAAGCCCAATTCGGATTCCCCCAAAATTTCTTTGTCCGTTAAACAGACCTCTGGTAATCCCTGGGATAACATCGGCACTAGCTTCAGCACCGGAGACCAGGTCAGTGGTAAAGTGGTCCGTTTGACCTCTTTCGGGGCTTTTGTGGAGATTGCCCCGGGCGTTGATGGTCTGGTTCATATATCTGAAATGAGCCATGTGAAACGGGTGCTGCGTCCCGAGGACGAAGTGAGCGTCGGTGAGAGTGTCCAGGTGAGAATCAAGGCCATTGACATGGACAGCAAGCGGATCTCGTTGAGCATGAAAGATGCGGCGGGCGATCCCTGGACCGGTGTCCTGGCCAAGTACTCCGTGGGCAGTGTCGTAGAGGGAACCCTGGAGAAAAAGGAAGGGTTTGGGCTCTTTATCCGCCTGGAACCCGGCATTACCGGCTTGATGCCCATGTCAAATCTTCGCCAGTCCGCAGATGCAGGAAAGCTTGAGTCTCTTAAACCCGGGGATACCATACCGGTGCTGATCCAGGAAGTGGACGAGGATAACCGGCGTATGACCCTTGCGCCCCCGGATCAGAAAACCTCGGGCAATTGGAAGCAGTTTGCAAAAAGTTCCAAGGGCGGTTCATCTTTTGGGTCCATGGAAAGCATTTTACGGGCAGCACTGGAGAAAAAGAGATAG
- a CDS encoding AAA family ATPase: protein MKKIPYAVSSFEQIINDGYCYVDKTRYMAEPENWQVPVFLRPRRFGNGLWCSTLACYYDINLKRLLGLM from the coding sequence ATGAAAAAAATTCCATATGCCGTCAGCAGTTTTGAGCAAATTATCAATGACGGCTATTGTTATGTGGACAAGACCCGTTACATGGCCGAGCCTGAAAATTGGCAGGTACCTGTCTTTCTACGTCCCCGCCGTTTTGGTAACGGCCTTTGGTGTTCCACCCTGGCGTGTTATTACGACATCAACCTCAAAAGGCTATTGGGATTAATGTAA
- a CDS encoding AAA family ATPase — MQDTHTIEQAPMADFFGWKYHPFADTYEQRKLWLPKEDLRKLDTIKRLLHHGKSTALCGPSGTGKTTLIHALVSDLDRNAYLPVMLPYAGHPRNGLTRILAQTLGVDIKSRGMPLITRVQQHIESLSNQANSRHPVLIVDDAQRIESDSLWDLCSLLVQTSKQRSAASLILVGDDSLFRQLRLYAMAPIRSRLTGIMKINAMNEYETQHFIEIRLKNAQAPSDLFTKEAMDLIASSTRGNRRDVMNMATICLEEAYYHNEKNVTAELIYNSEWFNESE; from the coding sequence ATGCAAGACACCCATACCATAGAACAGGCGCCCATGGCCGATTTTTTTGGCTGGAAGTACCATCCCTTTGCCGACACCTATGAACAGCGCAAACTCTGGCTACCCAAAGAGGACCTGCGCAAACTCGATACCATAAAACGTTTGCTGCACCATGGCAAAAGCACCGCACTGTGCGGCCCTTCAGGGACCGGAAAAACCACCTTGATTCATGCATTGGTATCGGATCTGGATCGAAATGCATACCTCCCGGTTATGCTGCCCTATGCCGGTCATCCAAGAAACGGACTGACACGCATTCTTGCCCAGACCCTCGGGGTGGATATCAAAAGCCGGGGAATGCCTTTGATTACAAGGGTTCAGCAGCATATTGAATCCTTATCCAACCAGGCCAACTCACGTCATCCGGTGCTGATCGTCGATGATGCCCAGCGCATCGAATCCGACTCCCTCTGGGATCTTTGCTCTCTTCTGGTCCAAACCTCTAAACAGAGAAGCGCAGCCTCCCTTATCCTTGTCGGGGACGACTCTCTGTTCAGGCAACTTCGACTTTATGCAATGGCACCGATACGATCCCGGCTCACCGGCATTATGAAAATTAATGCCATGAACGAGTATGAAACCCAGCATTTTATCGAAATCCGTCTTAAAAATGCACAAGCTCCATCGGACCTGTTTACCAAAGAAGCAATGGATTTGATCGCAAGTTCCACCCGGGGAAACAGACGGGACGTAATGAATATGGCGACGATCTGTCTTGAGGAGGCCTATTATCACAATGAAAAAAATGTGACCGCCGAGCTCATTTACAACTCGGAATGGTTCAACGAATCTGAGTGA
- a CDS encoding DDE-type integrase/transposase/recombinase, with amino-acid sequence MPIPDPADLAVWRYGIISSLLHRNEEVETMEEALIRIAGVQYRRPDGQFVSFSPETLRKWFYRYRNGGLPALNDAQRKNTGTHHAVPRAISDRLFQLRQEHPRWTFARLIEQLVQDKVWDMQSPARSTLYRFARTCNLQRDPHLTVHDPARPFQYQFFGQMWTADFLHGPKIRVNSQKRKTYLHAIIDDATRYVVHAGFFTSEGTEVMMMALMATVRTHGKPRRFYTDNGACYASKHLKFVCANLGIHLIHTPPGQPRGRGKVERFFRTVRDQFLEGKNAPAHTLDGLNKAFSQWLSTYHRRIHSSLGMTPLQKRLGHQSACIPLPETIDIEPLFRMKRRCKVYLNNTVRLKKRSYEVADALPGQRLDIWFMPWNLDRIWYGPEMKPAKPIDPIQNAYRGR; translated from the coding sequence ATGCCAATACCTGACCCAGCCGATCTCGCTGTCTGGCGATACGGCATTATCAGCAGTCTTCTTCATCGAAATGAAGAGGTAGAGACCATGGAGGAGGCACTGATCAGAATTGCCGGAGTTCAGTATCGCCGGCCTGACGGTCAATTTGTGTCCTTTTCTCCGGAAACCTTAAGAAAATGGTTTTATCGTTATCGGAACGGCGGCCTGCCGGCGTTAAACGATGCCCAAAGGAAAAACACCGGCACCCACCATGCCGTACCCAGGGCGATCTCGGACCGATTGTTTCAACTGCGGCAGGAACATCCCAGATGGACTTTTGCCCGTTTGATCGAACAGCTGGTTCAGGATAAAGTCTGGGATATGCAGTCTCCGGCCCGTTCCACGCTTTATCGCTTTGCCCGGACATGCAACCTTCAACGAGATCCCCATTTGACGGTGCATGATCCGGCTCGGCCCTTTCAATATCAGTTCTTTGGTCAAATGTGGACTGCAGACTTTCTTCACGGCCCAAAGATCAGAGTGAACAGCCAAAAACGCAAAACCTATCTGCATGCCATTATTGACGATGCCACAAGATATGTGGTTCATGCCGGTTTTTTTACCAGTGAGGGCACCGAGGTAATGATGATGGCACTGATGGCCACCGTTCGAACCCATGGCAAACCGCGTCGGTTCTATACGGACAACGGGGCCTGTTACGCAAGCAAACATCTTAAATTTGTTTGTGCCAACCTGGGTATCCATCTGATCCATACGCCGCCGGGCCAACCCAGGGGAAGGGGTAAAGTGGAACGATTCTTCCGGACCGTCCGGGATCAGTTCCTTGAGGGCAAAAATGCCCCGGCCCATACTCTGGACGGGTTGAACAAGGCCTTTTCACAATGGCTGTCGACTTATCATCGGCGTATTCACAGCAGCCTGGGCATGACCCCTTTGCAGAAACGGCTTGGGCATCAAAGTGCCTGCATCCCTCTACCGGAAACGATTGATATCGAGCCTTTATTTAGAATGAAGCGCCGGTGCAAAGTTTACCTGAATAATACCGTCAGGCTTAAAAAGCGGTCCTATGAGGTGGCAGACGCCTTACCCGGCCAGCGCCTCGACATCTGGTTTATGCCATGGAACCTTGACCGAATCTGGTACGGACCGGAAATGAAACCGGCCAAACCAATTGATCCCATCCAAAACGCATATAGAGGGAGGTAA
- a CDS encoding transposase: MKESIIRNQSSAKEKQQVRCCHCSSSLTIRNGTYPRNHPQDDTEIRVQRYLCKSPLCPWKSFSVLPESIMPVVRHTLEAICCCAAMVSAGMNQAQTARFFGCTRGVAKRLRIFFQKFMPWFSREKTVAEWGPDPPSFWPDFTRDVSQSFFPGRWVKLPSTQNIHC; this comes from the coding sequence ATGAAAGAAAGCATAATAAGAAATCAGTCATCTGCCAAGGAAAAACAACAGGTTCGTTGCTGCCATTGTTCGAGTTCTTTGACCATCCGTAACGGAACCTATCCGCGAAATCATCCCCAAGACGACACAGAAATAAGGGTTCAGCGCTATTTGTGCAAATCGCCCCTGTGTCCATGGAAAAGTTTTTCTGTTCTTCCTGAATCCATCATGCCGGTCGTCCGTCACACCCTTGAGGCGATATGCTGCTGCGCAGCCATGGTCAGTGCCGGAATGAACCAGGCACAGACGGCAAGATTCTTTGGGTGCACCCGGGGTGTTGCTAAACGGCTCAGGATCTTTTTTCAAAAATTCATGCCCTGGTTTTCCCGGGAAAAGACTGTTGCCGAATGGGGGCCGGATCCGCCCTCCTTCTGGCCGGACTTTACCAGGGATGTTTCCCAGAGTTTTTTCCCTGGAAGATGGGTTAAATTACCATCAACACAAAACATACATTGTTAA
- a CDS encoding HAMP domain-containing sensor histidine kinase encodes METYFAPARKTDRRKFRNQIDSISKSPIMDTILKISSGLLLVLNEDRQVVTVNHGLADALGIKDITEVLGLRFGEIVSCSHAVEEPNGCGTTPHCATCGAVIATMACINGEASSEQVCSLNKQDGNVKEDMVMLIRTQSILIEGQKWILFFAQDITQESFWMNLERVFFHDISNLLASLLGNCELLEAEFKDNKRVHHMTNAILKLCNEVSFQRSLSSNRNTKYEIEHKIVSIGEIREELHLIVDGHEALKNRRIRETWPNEAITIKTDILLVSKVLGNMVLNALEATPEKGEIQITVTEEPGNVFWQIWNASYIPEDFQKRLFQRYFSTKADMGRGLGTYSMKLFGEKYLKGRVDFTSDAETGTVFFFSLPR; translated from the coding sequence ATGGAGACCTATTTCGCTCCGGCAAGGAAGACTGATAGACGTAAATTTAGAAATCAAATTGATAGTATCAGCAAAAGTCCCATTATGGATACAATACTCAAAATCTCGTCAGGACTTCTACTTGTCCTAAATGAAGACCGTCAAGTAGTAACGGTAAATCATGGTTTGGCAGATGCCCTTGGTATCAAGGATATAACCGAAGTTTTGGGGCTTCGGTTCGGTGAAATAGTGTCTTGCTCTCATGCTGTAGAAGAGCCTAACGGTTGCGGCACTACCCCACACTGTGCAACCTGCGGTGCAGTCATAGCGACCATGGCATGTATTAATGGGGAAGCCAGCAGCGAACAGGTATGCTCATTAAATAAACAAGACGGCAATGTCAAAGAGGACATGGTAATGCTCATCAGAACCCAGTCGATTTTGATAGAGGGCCAAAAATGGATTTTGTTTTTTGCACAAGACATTACCCAGGAATCTTTTTGGATGAACCTGGAAAGGGTATTCTTCCACGACATTTCCAATCTCTTAGCCTCCTTGCTGGGGAATTGTGAACTTCTAGAGGCTGAGTTCAAGGATAATAAGCGTGTTCACCACATGACTAATGCAATTCTTAAGCTTTGCAATGAGGTTTCTTTTCAGAGGAGCCTTTCCAGTAACCGTAATACTAAATATGAAATCGAACATAAAATAGTTTCCATTGGAGAGATTCGGGAGGAGCTTCACTTGATTGTGGATGGACACGAAGCACTGAAGAATAGACGAATTCGGGAAACCTGGCCCAACGAGGCTATAACGATTAAAACTGATATATTGCTGGTTTCAAAAGTCTTGGGTAACATGGTCCTTAATGCACTAGAGGCTACACCCGAGAAAGGCGAAATACAAATAACGGTAACAGAAGAACCAGGCAATGTTTTTTGGCAAATATGGAATGCCAGTTATATCCCAGAGGATTTTCAAAAACGGCTTTTTCAGCGTTACTTCAGCACCAAGGCAGATATGGGAAGGGGCTTGGGAACTTATTCAATGAAATTGTTTGGTGAGAAATATTTAAAAGGGAGGGTAGATTTCACATCTGATGCGGAAACAGGTACTGTTTTTTTTTTTTCATTGCCCCGTTAA
- a CDS encoding DUF4240 domain-containing protein, giving the protein MGILDIFFGKNRAEKGRKYMLDTSGLRPTSTMMDEEQYWDIIDDSLSNSKDQESQEKLIINELQKLSLEDIIGFRLRTDKLLYDTYNSEMWCAAYIMNGGCSDDSFEYFRCWLISRGKGAYQKAKKAPDSLITEVVAGYDYYDFESFWYVALVAFERLTGENLYDFIDYDKFTTIEGKYPDFEFTWEEDKPDTMKAICPQLFDKLFEQS; this is encoded by the coding sequence ATGGGAATCTTAGATATTTTTTTTGGTAAGAACAGAGCTGAAAAGGGACGAAAATATATGCTTGATACCTCTGGGCTTAGACCAACCAGCACAATGATGGATGAAGAACAGTATTGGGATATAATAGATGATTCTTTAAGTAACTCAAAAGACCAAGAAAGCCAAGAAAAGTTAATTATAAATGAATTACAGAAGTTGTCTCTTGAAGACATTATTGGATTTCGTTTAAGAACCGACAAACTGCTTTATGACACCTACAATTCAGAAATGTGGTGTGCCGCTTACATAATGAATGGGGGGTGTTCAGACGATAGCTTCGAATATTTTAGATGTTGGCTTATTTCAAGAGGCAAGGGTGCTTATCAAAAGGCGAAAAAGGCCCCGGATTCTCTGATAACTGAAGTTGTGGCAGGTTATGATTATTACGATTTTGAATCATTTTGGTATGTTGCTTTGGTTGCATTTGAAAGACTTACAGGGGAAAATCTTTACGACTTCATAGATTATGATAAGTTCACAACTATCGAGGGAAAATATCCAGATTTTGAATTTACTTGGGAAGAGGACAAGCCAGACACAATGAAGGCTATCTGCCCTCAGCTATTCGATAAACTATTTGAGCAGTCATGA
- a CDS encoding ISKra4 family transposase, translating into MNPAVSLSAVEHLPSPVIDPGQKCYDDIVNFLNSKENHSVKLSDLEQELEKRGRELMRILLQEHLDKLGPSHCEEPVCGADGIVRPKVRPQDRKIETVFGTVSESRAGYGNKGVASLHPLDARLNLPPELYSLELRRRVAENASKSSFDETVETIKKTTGADIPKRQVEELTQRAARDFDAFYEIRQCSPADETVTGPILVITTDGKGVVMHEQDLREQTRKAARKRKPQMESRLSKGEKKNAKRMATVAAVYTIDTFKRTPQDLLPGNDKSNTKTSPHPEQKRVWASLEKSAEQVIASAFSEASHRDPNHEKHWVALVDGENQQLRILKRMAKRQNVALTIIVDIIHVIEYLWKAGRAFHPKSGPELEKWVQYRLAKVLDGKAGLMAGGMRRSATLKKFTDKQRKPVEACATYLKNKAPYLEYHHYLDLGLPIATGVIEGACRHLVKDRMDITGAKWRLSSAEAVLRLRALRSSNDFDEYWNFHEACEYERNHRALYQHGEVPATKLPKPSPKRRGHLKVIK; encoded by the coding sequence ATGAATCCAGCGGTTTCCCTTTCTGCTGTGGAGCATTTACCTTCCCCCGTCATTGATCCGGGGCAAAAATGCTATGATGATATTGTCAATTTTCTTAATTCCAAGGAGAATCATTCAGTGAAACTCAGTGATTTGGAACAAGAACTTGAAAAACGAGGACGTGAGCTGATGCGCATCCTGCTTCAGGAACATTTAGACAAGCTCGGTCCCAGTCATTGTGAAGAGCCGGTCTGTGGAGCCGATGGCATTGTTCGACCGAAAGTGAGGCCACAGGATCGAAAAATCGAAACCGTATTTGGAACGGTATCGGAAAGTCGTGCCGGATATGGAAACAAGGGCGTGGCAAGTTTGCACCCGTTGGATGCCCGATTGAATCTTCCCCCAGAACTTTATTCCCTCGAACTTCGTCGCCGTGTGGCTGAAAACGCTTCAAAGAGTTCTTTTGACGAGACTGTCGAAACGATCAAGAAAACCACTGGAGCCGATATTCCCAAACGTCAGGTAGAAGAGTTAACACAGCGAGCAGCTCGGGATTTTGACGCATTTTATGAAATACGGCAATGCAGCCCGGCGGATGAGACAGTTACTGGTCCAATACTGGTAATCACCACCGATGGTAAGGGCGTGGTAATGCATGAGCAGGACCTGCGGGAACAAACCCGGAAAGCTGCCCGGAAACGAAAGCCTCAGATGGAAAGCCGGCTATCCAAAGGGGAAAAGAAAAATGCCAAGCGAATGGCAACCGTTGCCGCTGTATATACTATAGATACGTTTAAACGTACGCCCCAAGACTTGCTTCCGGGGAATGACAAGTCGAATACAAAAACAAGCCCTCACCCGGAACAAAAGCGTGTATGGGCAAGCCTTGAAAAATCAGCCGAGCAGGTCATTGCATCGGCCTTTTCTGAGGCCTCCCACCGTGATCCCAACCACGAAAAACATTGGGTTGCCTTAGTGGACGGCGAAAATCAACAACTACGAATCCTGAAACGTATGGCCAAAAGACAAAATGTGGCCCTTACGATCATTGTTGATATTATTCATGTTATTGAATACCTCTGGAAAGCTGGCAGGGCATTTCATCCCAAATCCGGCCCGGAGCTTGAAAAATGGGTCCAGTACCGCTTGGCTAAAGTACTCGATGGCAAGGCCGGATTGATGGCAGGGGGGATGCGTAGAAGTGCTACATTAAAAAAATTTACAGACAAACAACGTAAACCTGTAGAAGCCTGCGCAACGTATTTGAAAAATAAAGCACCGTACCTTGAATACCATCATTATCTTGACCTTGGCCTCCCTATTGCCACAGGAGTTATTGAGGGCGCATGTCGTCATCTTGTAAAGGACCGAATGGATATAACTGGTGCCAAATGGCGGTTGTCCAGTGCTGAAGCAGTGTTGCGTCTGCGTGCCTTGCGGAGTAGTAACGATTTTGATGAGTATTGGAATTTTCATGAAGCCTGCGAATACGAACGTAATCACCGGGCTCTTTATCAACATGGTGAGGTTCCGGCTACAAAGCTACCAAAACCTTCACCGAAACGACGGGGGCATCTAAAAGTGATCAAGTAA
- a CDS encoding DUF4338 domain-containing protein: MQIKQQTFCGRKFTGKEIALIQEVVATCGGLSRRELAHTVCELLEWKRPNDRLKVRECSDFLELLEAKGALTLPEKKQQTKIVFHKSIPQTPCKQPHSTLRGSVEEFTPLEIQRVQNREQRDLFKELIGRHHYLGYAMPFGARLQYLIYVNRPHREIVGCIQFSSPAWRMRARDEWIGWTDERRKVALQKVVNNSRFLILAPIQNLASMILSCSLRELRDDWEQQYGLKPMLVETLVDRQQFHGGCYRASTWIELGKTTGRGRMDRFGKRHGADVKTILVYPLEKDAVHQLREGI, encoded by the coding sequence ATGCAAATCAAGCAACAAACCTTTTGTGGTCGAAAGTTTACCGGTAAAGAAATCGCATTAATCCAGGAAGTCGTTGCTACCTGTGGAGGCCTTAGCCGACGAGAACTGGCACATACCGTATGCGAACTTCTGGAATGGAAACGCCCTAATGATCGGCTAAAAGTCCGGGAATGTAGTGATTTTTTGGAGCTTTTAGAGGCCAAGGGAGCTCTAACCCTTCCTGAAAAGAAACAACAAACAAAGATCGTTTTTCACAAGAGTATTCCCCAAACACCCTGTAAGCAACCCCACAGCACTTTGCGTGGCAGCGTAGAAGAATTTACACCTCTTGAGATACAGCGGGTTCAGAATCGAGAGCAGAGGGATCTGTTTAAGGAACTCATCGGTCGCCATCATTACCTGGGATATGCAATGCCTTTTGGCGCCAGATTGCAGTATCTGATTTATGTAAACCGTCCCCATCGAGAAATTGTGGGGTGCATCCAGTTCTCAAGCCCTGCCTGGCGGATGCGTGCTCGCGATGAATGGATCGGTTGGACAGATGAAAGGCGTAAGGTCGCTCTACAAAAGGTGGTGAACAACAGCCGTTTTCTGATCCTTGCTCCCATCCAAAATTTAGCGAGCATGATACTGTCATGTAGTCTCCGGGAACTCAGAGATGATTGGGAACAGCAGTATGGTCTTAAACCCATGCTGGTAGAGACATTGGTGGATCGACAACAATTCCACGGTGGCTGTTATCGGGCATCGACCTGGATTGAGTTGGGGAAAACCACTGGTCGTGGGCGCATGGACCGATTCGGCAAACGTCATGGCGCTGATGTAAAAACCATATTAGTATATCCACTGGAAAAAGATGCTGTTCACCAACTCAGGGAGGGGATATGA